The genome window AGGAGGAACTTTGAAATATACGGCGATGCTGTGTCATTTGATGCCACTTTTGATACTAACAAGTAAGttattttacatttcaaattgTTGTCTTTTAGTAATAGAATTTttagttttctttttatgtAATGTTGTTAGAATGTCGATAATGGTTTATATTATACTACAATACCTTGTCTGGAACTATGAAGTAAAGTAcgtatatttgtaatttttttaattaatctttttaacaAGGCTCAAGGTGCAGTAGACAATGGTATACTGGAGTTATATTTGCAGTACCTTAGTGATAATCTcagtatattttagtgataccctaaatatattttagtgatgtctGCAGTGTATTTTAGTGGTATATGTTAGTTAATGTGGTTTTTAATCTGTTTTATCTATGTTCaggtataatatgatttttgcaCCTTTCACTGGTGTTGACAAACATGATAGATGTGTCACATTTGCTGCTTGTTTGTTATCAAAAGAAGATGTTGCTCATTATAATTTGGCTTTTAAACATTTTGTCAAGGCCATGGGACGCAATCCAGTGGTCTTTATAACTGATCAGTGCCCTGCAATGAAGGTATCTGTGCAGGCTTCATTTTGTGGTGATAATGATTTGGTTGCTAGCAAGCATCGCCTATGTATGTGGCATATAATGCAGAAATTCCCTATTAAGGTAGttttttagttgtttttttgaaatttggttCCTAGCATCTGAAAtttattgtcatatatttatgtaattttcCATAATATTACAGCTTGGCAATCGTTTGTGTAAGGAAACAGACTTTATGGAGAAAATAAAAACTTACATATGGTCATCGAATTTGGAAATTGATGAGTTTGAAAGTGGATGGAAAGCGGTTATAGGAGAGTTTAAGTTGGAAGATAACAAATGGTTATCAGATATGTATGACATAAGAAAGTCGTGGATTCCTGCCTATTTCAGGGACAGTCCTATGTTTGGCTTGATGAGGACAACTTCAAGGTCCGaaagtgaattttttttcttttcacagTTTCACAAGCAAGGTGATACTTTATGTGAGTTTTGGATACGTTTTGAGAGTGCAATGCATAGGCAGCGGAATGAAACAGAACGTTTAGACCATGAGTCTAACTCAAGCAAACCAAACATTTTATCAAGATGGTTCATTGAAGATGATGCAGCTGAGCTATTTACACGTTCAATTTTTTacaaagttcaagaagaaatttTGGCATCTTGCTTGGATATGCAAATCAAGAGAATGAGTGAAGAAGTTGATGGGGTAACTCATTTTGAAATAAAAGATGTCAAAGTTAAAGATAAACTTTTTAAGGTATGTGTTTTTCCCTTTATagtagtattttatttattctaattttgatttatatttttttacagtGGTAATTGTTATTATGGAACagaaagtaaatataaaatatttgaaaatatgcataatataattttagtgatgtattattaaaatactTTGCATTCTGATAAATTGTAGTGGCATTAGTAGTTGTTTTGTATTGCAAGTAGTCAGTAGTAGTGATTTGGATTGGAAGTAAATGTACTGGACCACCTGCCGAACTTTggtttttatgtaattttatttttgaagcaTATCTCAAATTGGTAATGGTTCAAAATGATGATCTGAATGGTGATTTATGATTCATTTTGCAGGTTAGTGTTAGCAAATCACATGCCGTATGTTCATGCAAACAATTTGTTATGTGTGGAATTGTTTGTAGGCATGCTTTCTGTGGCTTAAAGCAGATTGGTGTCACAAAATTTCCAAGGAGTCTCGTGCTTAATCGTTGGATGAAAGTTGCAGAAAGTGGCACTTCATTGGAATCTAATGTTGTGTGTTCGgattattttaaaatggagcAAGTGTCGTTGAAGTTGACAAACTTATGGTTTGATTTTCGTCAGATTCTTAGCAAAGCTGGAGTTGAAATGGATAAGCTTGACTATGTTCACAAAATCATTAAGCAGATAAGTAGTGATTTTGAAAAGTATGATGGAGATTCTGTTGATTTTACTAAAAAGGATCATATGGCAGCTATGGTAGGTGAACAGCCGGTTGGAGAGGTTACCATTCTTGCACCAACTGTTTCCAGGAACAAGGAAAATTATTTCAAGCGTCTTGTGAGTGATAGAGAGAAAGCAATGACAAAAGCAAATAAAAGAGTTCGAAGATGTAAGGAATGTTCGGCAACCACTCATGATTCGAGAACTTGTCCGAAGAAAAAGAAGGATGGAGGAGCTGTAGTTTCGAATATCTTgtgaatatgattttaattttcaattttaaaagacCTTGTGCAGTTGTCTTTATAAAGTGTTAAgtacattttgattttatgttttctgAGTACATTTTGAGTGTTTATAAATTGTCTTTATAAAGCATATTAGTACTGATACATTGTCAGTTAATGGCTTTTAGtgtttttatattgaatatataaactGAATTTGTCAAGTTTTGTAGTAAAAATGAGTTGGTTTTTAGTGATATAGGTAATATAATTTAGTGGAGTTATCAGTGTAATTTAGTGGTATACATCACAtgttttagtgatatgtgtgtTTTTTAGTGATATCCTGCTTTACTGTGTAATAAAACCATTGAAAAATCATAAAACTAAAATGAAACAATAACAAAAGTAAAAAAGCCAAATATTTACCATTGCATTTTGAGATGGTAAAACCAAAATAACCATATCTATACAAAAACAATCCAGTAAATCATTTTTAGTCTCAACATAATTCAGCCATCTAATAATTCTGTTCAATCAGTTTCTAATATTCTAAAACAATGCACTAAATCTAAGGAGTTGGTCCTTCTTGAGACGAGCTTTCTGCTTCGTGGAACTTATTAAGTTCACCGCGAATTTCACTCTCTTGCCGGATTTTTTTGTTGGAAACTTTTCTGCAGCTTTTCCAGCTAGGACGACGTCGATGATATTATGCTTCTCTGCTGTGTTGTACAAGGCTTTAGCTTCTGTGGTGATAGGCTCTTTCAGTTCATTCAGGTGTGAAGATAGGATTGTTGTGTTGTACTTGAACCTCAGCCTTGTTATTTGTTTATCCTGTGTTTGCTGCATAATATGGTAATTTGTTTATTAGTGTTTTTTATCACATAACTTTCTAAGCCTAATAAACAGAACAATTTGTAAAGAAATTAAGGACATGCATTAAATAACACATAAACAACTAGTTAATGAGATTTCTAGTGCAGAGTactgaattttaatgaataaaatatgtatCGAATTGGGCTTAGGTACTATGCTGCATACACATTTGAATAACAAAGCTATATACACTTTAAtcaatatcactaaaatattttaactatatcactaaaatatattaactatatcactaaactatattaagtatatcactaaagtatattaagtatatcactaaagtatattaactatatcactaaaatgtaaagCAGTATATAAGTATGTAAAATATGAAACTATTCTTACCCCTTCTTCTATTAAGTCAGTATTCCAGTTTTTGGTATCTCCTTTGAAGGTTTCCATATGGCGCATGAGGAAGATACCACAATCTGTGGAATTGTTAGTAGTCTGCCATGGCATTCTCACAAAACGAGGCTTCATTTTCCGCACTCTTGatcccaaatttggattttcatTCCTACTTATATAATTGCAAAAGTGAGAATGCTGTAAAAGAGAAGCAAAATATTAGTATAGTGGACTTAAAACAGtgcatgtttatatatataatagtggaATGaaggataaaaaaatatattaccaaaacCTCCAAAACTATGCTATAGTACATCTTAGGCTGTGCTTCACGTTTAATATTGTCAATTATAAAGTATCCCATGGTTTTGATACCATAGCATACCAAATAATAATGCTCATATTTGTTAATAGGAAAGCACACCTGTAATCATATTAAGAGATATTTTAGTTCAAGATATTTGAGAAATGTTGAGATCTATGTCAAAATTAGTTAAGAAATGACATTTACCATTTCCACATCTTCTACTTTTTTGATGGAAAAAGTTTGAAGAATCTTGTCCATCCCACTGGCAAACGAATCATAAGTTTCGGTGACTTCTTTTTCTGGATCAATGCTGAAAATCTGGTTGATATAAAGATATTAGATTCTGGTGTATGTAGTTATGAAATAACTGAAAGaaattaattagaatatatatacgAAGGCAGTATATATTACCAAATCTCCTGTTGTGCAGAAAAGTCTTAGTGGTGACTCATCTGACTTGTACTTTTCACTATCATTTAGGATTGTTGCCCATGTATCGATGACAGAGTAGTAGACGCTTGTTTTTGGTTTCAGCGTCAACAAGTGTTTCTTGATACATCTGACATCCTCCCATTTAAACAGATCATccctgtaattatatatattaattagtatTAGGCAGATAAAGAAATGTATATAATAGAAAGGGCAATATACTTACAGTAGCTCGCCCCTTTTCTTTAGCAAGAATACCCAATATCCAAAGTCTTCATTGTTCATTCTTTCCTTGATATCTATCACCCTGTTGACATAAGGTGATTTTTGATACGGACCAACTTTCTTTGTCCGCTTGCTCTTTTCTCTCCCTTGTGGCTCTGGCTCTGGcgtgaccaaattttgattaCTTTCTTTTTCTATGTCATCCAGTCCAAGGGAAAAAGGAGGGACATATCTCTCATCATCTTTCTGTTGCTCAGCAAGGATCTCAATGTCTGTTCTATCCATCTCTTCAACAACTTCTAGGCTGGCGACTATTTCAGGTGATAATTCATCACCCAAATCATCACCAGTTTCCTGGTTAGGAATGAGATATTCTTTCAGCATTTCACCGATAATAGCAAAGTTTTTATTATCGGGaaacttttcccttgctttcactaaattttcatcaaatttgGACTTTATGTCCACAAGTTCCTCTGCCCTTTTACGTAAATCATCAAGTACATCCTGAGAAGTCAATGCAAAATTTAGAATTGAAATATAGTGATATATATGgtagtataatattttaataggtGATCTATCTAATATACTCTAGTGATATATATAGTAGTTTTATAGTGAttatttgcatgaattatagTAGTATGTTACTAATTCATATATAATGTACCTCTTCAGTTTGTTCAACATTTCCATCAGCTGCCTCAGTTGGAGGAGTGTAATACTGTGTATTTTGTGGACTTTGGCACTGAGTTGATTCATGAGGTTGTTGTGATGTTGACGCATTTCTCTTAAGGTAATCGTTTTCAATTCTATCCACCTCTGACCAATACTGCCACGTATCCCATGCTCCATCTTCATTATCATTTACCTATAATTAAGGATGAAacacatttttatataaaaagaataagatAGGTTTTCGACTACGTATTCCATATACAAACATGATCATACCTTTGTCTTTGGAGCTTCAGAAGGATCAATTTTTTGTAGAtattcttttaaacttggttGGATTGATCCAACTCGAAAAACTCCGTCAATCACCTCAATTTCTTGTCTTTGTCTCAACATTTCTAGAGTCCAACCAGTGTAGGAAGGAAATTGTCTATCAACTAGGTCCATTCCTTTGTACCTCACACGGTCGACATATAACAACTACAAAGAAAAACAAGTAAAACTATTAATCAGATTTTATATTCTATTAGAATATACGGACgagaaaaaaaagatttagattGTTGCCTTACAGTGAGAAAGATTAGTGATCCGCGGAAAaatgttgttgttgttctgTTCCAACTCTCCATTCCAATTACAAGGTAGCCTAGGAGGAAATCTGCCCAGTTATACTTCTTGAGATTGTCAAGGTTATCATCAAGTTGCAGCAGTTGTTTGTCCACATAAGAAGCTCCTTTTGTACCAATAAGCACATTTGACATAACAACAAGGAAGTTTAATTTGAAGTTATCATTAACATCTTGGTttttcatcacttgaacaatcATATGTGTTGTTATTTGATCAGGTAAACTGAATTGTGCATGCCATTCTTTGATTCTTTGACTGTACTTTCCAGGTGATGCCAGAATAATAGGATGTCCTCCATTTGGCAGGCCTAACACATCATAAACATCTTcacttgtaatattaatatctccATCCTTCAGCTTCAGTGAGATTGAGTGGTGATCAAAGATTTGGAGTACATTGTAGGCGATTTTGGTTGGCAAAATTTCAAGCTCAAAATCCAGTAAGAGTACAAAACCAGCTCTTGTAACCCAGTCCCTCTGCTCTTTTGTGAGTTCACCTACCATCTTACTAAAATGCCTTGGAGATATCCTTATTTTGACCTCGTCTTTTTTCCTATTTATATGTTTAGCCCCTTCTGTTTTCTAATGAAATAAGAGGAAATAATTAGTGTTGTAGAAACCACAAGAAACGACAGTGCAGGGCATCACTAAAATATTGTACTCAAATTTCTAATTCTAAGTaacgaaataaataaaaaatacctTAACATCTTTGTTCATGAACTTCAATATTGGATATAATGTTCCAGCAATCCTTTTTCTTGGTATATGAGTTTCAAATGCAGCTTCCTGTTAAGAACATAAAACAATTCATGTCTAAGaacatttagttttataaattaagaatgaagaaagtgaagaaagTGTACCTTTTTCcttttgtattttgttattttgatCTTTGGTTGTGCATTGTTGACTTGAGCTTGATTTTCTGTTTCATCCTCTTCTTGTTCATCCTTATTTTCTTCCTCACTTTCGTTTAGTACATCGTCTTGTTCCTGATCTTCttgttcatcatcttcttcttctgcactaTCTTC of Daucus carota subsp. sativus chromosome 3, DH1 v3.0, whole genome shotgun sequence contains these proteins:
- the LOC108212301 gene encoding protein FAR1-RELATED SEQUENCE 5-like, whose protein sequence is MIISDLTKISDNQGSSCGDSSNVCVSIPVCSTESEKSVTNCIVSPGGMKYFMPSTVDGSQVPFQNQLFDSLDKAYNFYREYGRLGGFDVQKTTEKRDADGTIILKHFVCSKEGFVDGSHSEGIRQRRTVSWRCGCKAKVVMKIRSQNRYYIFNFVELHNHPLASESGRQFLRSSREMTVSLRNFVFDAAKVNIGCSKTFSLVKEMTGGYSNVGATLRDFRNFNRDLKEFVGERDGQMLIDKFKVLQETSKSFYIAYELDGDGHLTMLFWADPTSRRNFEIYGDAVSFDATFDTNKYNMIFAPFTGVDKHDRCVTFAACLLSKEDVAHYNLAFKHFVKAMGRNPVVFITDQCPAMKVSVQASFCGDNDLVASKHRLCMWHIMQKFPIKLGNRLCKETDFMEKIKTYIWSSNLEIDEFESGWKAVIGEFKLEDNKWLSDMYDIRKSWIPAYFRDSPMFGLMRTTSRSESEFFFFSQFHKQGDTLCEFWIRFESAMHRQRNETERLDHESNSSKPNILSRWFIEDDAAELFTRSIFYKVQEEILASCLDMQIKRMSEEVDGVTHFEIKDVKVKDKLFKVSVSKSHAVCSCKQFVMCGIVCRHAFCGLKQIGVTKFPRSLVLNRWMKVAESGTSLESNVVCSDYFKMEQVSLKLTNLWFDFRQILSKAGVEMDKLDYVHKIIKQISSDFEKYDGDSVDFTKKDHMAAMVGEQPVGEVTILAPTVSRNKENYFKRLVSDREKAMTKANKRVRRCKECSATTHDSRTCPKKKKDGGAVVSNIL